From Halomicrobium salinisoli, the proteins below share one genomic window:
- the dinB gene encoding DNA polymerase IV, which yields MGAEGETGWFEGDGGDGSERVVAHVDMDCFYAACERLREPALKGEPLVVGMGFEPGETIGAVATASYEAREFGVESAMAITQALDRLPRKVDAATDPDLDVDEAGFYRPVDMEYYESVSSEVKEILRERADVLREVSIDEAYLDVTDRVGWDGVREWAADLRATVESEVGVVASVGVAPTMSAAKVASDRDKPDGLVVVRPGEVRDFFADLPVEEVHGVGPVTADELGEMGIETAGDLAATDRDRLADRFGERGLEIRRFARGEDDREVTPRGRPKSLSRESAFAEPTGDREAVRDRVRSLADSVADRAASKDVLYQTIGIKVVTPPYDVNTRTRSLPGPVEDPDLVEEVALDLLGEFEGERVRKVGVRVSKLSFTAGEQASLTGWDGAGEGERSEPSESASGSERRERHASSDGSAADGDGDSGSDDGESSAAADGDVTDEHTDDPGVAERGADGQSTLGDF from the coding sequence ATGGGCGCCGAGGGCGAGACCGGCTGGTTCGAGGGCGACGGAGGCGACGGGAGCGAGCGCGTCGTCGCCCACGTCGACATGGACTGCTTCTACGCGGCCTGCGAGCGACTGCGCGAGCCCGCCCTGAAGGGCGAGCCGCTGGTCGTCGGCATGGGCTTCGAGCCCGGCGAGACGATCGGCGCAGTCGCCACCGCGAGCTACGAGGCCCGCGAGTTCGGCGTCGAGAGCGCCATGGCCATCACGCAGGCCCTCGACCGCCTCCCGCGGAAGGTCGACGCCGCGACGGACCCCGACCTCGACGTCGACGAGGCCGGCTTCTACCGACCGGTCGACATGGAGTACTACGAGTCGGTCAGCTCGGAGGTCAAGGAGATCCTCCGCGAGCGGGCCGACGTCCTCCGCGAGGTCAGCATCGACGAGGCGTACCTGGACGTTACCGACCGGGTCGGCTGGGACGGCGTCCGCGAGTGGGCGGCGGACCTGCGAGCGACCGTCGAGTCGGAGGTGGGCGTCGTCGCCAGCGTCGGCGTCGCCCCGACGATGAGCGCGGCCAAGGTGGCCAGCGACCGGGACAAGCCCGACGGGCTGGTCGTCGTCCGGCCCGGCGAGGTGCGCGACTTCTTCGCCGACCTGCCGGTCGAGGAAGTCCACGGCGTCGGTCCCGTCACGGCCGACGAACTGGGCGAGATGGGGATCGAGACCGCGGGCGACCTCGCCGCGACCGACCGGGACCGCCTCGCCGACCGCTTCGGCGAGCGCGGCCTGGAGATCCGGCGGTTCGCCCGCGGGGAGGACGACCGCGAGGTGACCCCCCGGGGGCGGCCCAAGAGCCTCTCGCGGGAGTCGGCCTTCGCGGAGCCGACCGGCGACCGCGAGGCGGTCCGCGACCGCGTCCGTTCGCTGGCCGACTCCGTGGCCGACCGCGCCGCCAGCAAGGACGTCCTCTACCAGACCATCGGCATCAAGGTCGTCACGCCGCCCTACGACGTGAACACGCGCACTCGCTCCCTCCCGGGCCCCGTCGAGGACCCGGACCTGGTGGAGGAGGTGGCGCTGGACCTCCTCGGCGAGTTCGAGGGCGAGCGCGTCCGGAAGGTCGGCGTCCGCGTCTCGAAGCTCTCGTTCACCGCGGGCGAACAGGCCAGCCTGACGGGGTGGGACGGGGCGGGCGAGGGCGAGCGCAGCGAGCCCTCGGAATCAGCGAGCGGGAGCGAGCGCAGGGAGCGACACGCGAGCAGCGACGGATCAGCGGCCGACGGCGACGGCGACAGCGGTAGCGATGACGGCGAGAGCAGCGCCGCTGCCGACGGTGACGTTACTGACGAGCACACCGACGACCCCGGCGTCGCCGAGCGCGGTGCGGACGGCCAGTCGACGCTCGGGGACTTCTGA
- a CDS encoding ROK family protein: MDRVAAFGIGSTNFRSVVATPDGEFLTDVSVEPTRHRELGDQVVAAVGRLAEAVDGGLDAVGVSCTGLVDPAAGTVHEVDTPAGDVVPTVEIGPPVAAAHDLPVALANDCNAAALAEWQFGDPGGHDTVVHLTMGTGIGGGVVEDGRLLRGESSRAGEFGLVPVAPDSDRESTGVAGAWEAFCSGRGVAEFARDLARDHEGPGGGFADDGCTAQDVFAAAAAGDPVAEECLDRVDRYNAVGVAAVCNVVNPGLITLGGGVALNNADRILAGIDRSLDDYLFVDRPEIRSTTLGDDVGLYGAVATAVADGADRDAASPSGRESTTD, translated from the coding sequence ATGGACCGCGTCGCCGCGTTCGGCATCGGGAGCACGAACTTCCGCTCCGTCGTCGCCACCCCCGACGGGGAGTTCCTGACCGACGTCAGCGTCGAGCCCACGCGCCACCGCGAGCTCGGCGATCAGGTCGTCGCCGCCGTCGGGCGCCTCGCCGAGGCCGTCGACGGCGGCCTCGACGCTGTGGGCGTCTCCTGCACCGGCCTGGTCGACCCGGCCGCCGGGACCGTCCACGAGGTCGACACGCCCGCGGGCGACGTCGTACCGACGGTGGAGATCGGACCGCCGGTCGCGGCCGCCCACGACCTCCCGGTCGCGCTGGCGAACGACTGCAACGCCGCCGCGCTCGCCGAGTGGCAGTTCGGCGACCCCGGCGGCCACGACACCGTGGTCCACCTGACGATGGGCACGGGCATCGGCGGCGGCGTCGTCGAGGACGGCCGCCTCCTGCGGGGCGAGTCGTCCCGGGCCGGCGAGTTCGGCCTCGTTCCCGTCGCCCCCGACAGCGACCGCGAGAGCACCGGCGTCGCGGGCGCGTGGGAGGCCTTCTGCTCCGGCCGCGGCGTCGCCGAGTTCGCCCGGGACCTGGCGCGCGACCACGAGGGCCCCGGCGGTGGGTTCGCCGACGACGGCTGCACCGCTCAGGACGTGTTCGCCGCGGCGGCCGCCGGAGATCCGGTCGCCGAGGAGTGCCTCGACCGCGTCGACCGCTACAACGCGGTCGGGGTAGCTGCCGTCTGCAACGTCGTCAATCCCGGTCTGATCACGCTCGGCGGCGGCGTCGCGCTGAACAACGCCGACCGGATCCTCGCGGGCATCGACCGCTCCCTCGACGACTACCTGTTCGTCGACCGCCCGGAGATCCGATCCACGACGCTGGGCGACGACGTCGGCCTCTACGGCGCCGTCGCGACGGCGGTGGCCGACGGGGCGGACCGGGACGCGGCCAGCCCGTCGGGCCGGGAGTCCACGACGGACTGA
- a CDS encoding DUF7344 domain-containing protein, which produces MGGPDAVYRALVDERRRIVLSVLRRHHTVPLPDLAESVAESEFDEDVAAISGESIRDVYMSLYHTHVPLLEAADLVRYEQADDVVAWTGATEDRLSAARDRVDALLDD; this is translated from the coding sequence ATGGGTGGTCCGGACGCCGTCTATCGGGCGCTGGTCGACGAGCGGCGGCGCATCGTCCTCTCCGTCCTCAGGAGACACCACACCGTCCCGCTGCCCGACCTGGCCGAGTCCGTGGCGGAGAGCGAGTTCGACGAGGACGTCGCCGCCATCTCCGGCGAGTCGATCCGGGACGTGTACATGTCCCTCTATCACACCCACGTGCCGCTGCTGGAAGCGGCCGACCTGGTCAGGTACGAGCAGGCGGACGACGTCGTCGCCTGGACCGGGGCGACGGAAGACCGGTTGTCCGCCGCGCGGGACCGCGTCGACGCGCTGCTCGACGACTGA
- a CDS encoding HalOD1 output domain-containing protein, with protein sequence MDTRTASGQAFSDGGGPIADVLWAVAEAEDRDPTELPPLGDAIDPDAFERLLSESSTLVRVSFEYAGHVIEARSDGTVRIRDDSEE encoded by the coding sequence ATGGACACCCGAACTGCTTCCGGGCAGGCGTTTTCTGACGGGGGCGGGCCGATAGCGGACGTGCTCTGGGCTGTCGCCGAGGCCGAGGACCGCGACCCGACCGAGTTGCCGCCCCTCGGCGACGCGATCGACCCGGACGCGTTCGAGCGACTCCTCTCGGAATCGTCGACCCTGGTCCGGGTCTCCTTCGAGTACGCCGGCCACGTGATCGAGGCCCGCTCCGACGGGACCGTCCGGATCCGCGACGACTCGGAGGAGTGA
- a CDS encoding Lrp/AsnC family transcriptional regulator → MAELDEVDRGILHLLQSDARNQTPVDMAESLPVSAQTVRNRIEKLEDRGVIEGYVPVIDYEEAEFPMRVKFACTAPVDRREELAEEALEISNVVHVEEMLSARRNLLPLAVTRNAEEITSVTEALDDLGLRIESERLLRTRHRQPFDHFGEDAVSDG, encoded by the coding sequence ATGGCCGAGTTGGACGAGGTCGACCGCGGGATTCTCCACCTGCTCCAGTCGGACGCGCGCAATCAGACGCCCGTCGACATGGCGGAGTCGCTCCCGGTGTCCGCACAGACCGTCCGGAACCGGATCGAGAAGCTCGAGGACAGGGGCGTCATCGAGGGCTACGTTCCCGTCATCGACTACGAGGAGGCCGAGTTCCCGATGCGAGTGAAGTTCGCCTGCACGGCGCCGGTCGACCGCCGGGAGGAACTGGCCGAGGAGGCGCTCGAGATTTCCAACGTCGTCCACGTCGAGGAGATGCTGAGCGCGAGGCGGAACCTGCTCCCGCTGGCCGTGACCCGCAACGCGGAGGAGATCACGTCGGTCACGGAGGCGCTCGACGACCTCGGCCTGCGGATCGAGAGCGAGCGGCTCCTGCGGACCAGACACCGCCAGCCGTTCGACCACTTCGGCGAGGACGCCGTCTCCGACGGCTGA